Proteins encoded in a region of the Terriglobales bacterium genome:
- a CDS encoding YebC/PmpR family DNA-binding transcriptional regulator produces the protein MSGHSKWATIKHKKGALDAKRGKIFTRLIREISMAAKSGGDPDKNPRLRKAILDAKAENMPADNIKRAIQRGTGELPGASYEEFNLEGYGPGGVAVLVDLSTDNRNRTVSEIRHAFGKNGGNLGEAGSVAWMFHKKGDIVVPKSAAKEDDLMNLVLEAGGEDLKDDGENWEIITDPHAFEAVLEALKKANVTPTTSEIAMIPQNYIKLEGQQATTMIRLVEALEEQDDVQHVWSNFDVDLKQLEEVAS, from the coding sequence ATGTCTGGCCATTCCAAATGGGCCACCATTAAGCACAAGAAGGGCGCGCTCGACGCCAAACGAGGCAAGATTTTCACCCGCCTGATCCGTGAAATCTCGATGGCGGCGAAGTCGGGCGGGGATCCGGACAAGAATCCGCGGCTGCGCAAGGCCATCCTGGACGCGAAAGCGGAAAACATGCCGGCGGACAACATCAAGCGCGCTATCCAGCGCGGCACTGGCGAATTGCCGGGCGCCTCCTACGAAGAGTTCAACCTGGAAGGCTACGGGCCGGGCGGGGTGGCGGTGCTGGTGGACCTCTCCACCGATAACCGCAACCGCACGGTGAGCGAGATACGTCACGCCTTTGGAAAAAATGGCGGCAATCTGGGCGAGGCGGGCTCGGTGGCATGGATGTTCCACAAAAAAGGGGACATTGTGGTCCCCAAGTCGGCGGCCAAGGAAGACGACCTGATGAACCTCGTGCTGGAAGCCGGCGGCGAAGATTTGAAAGACGACGGCGAGAACTGGGAGATCATCACCGATCCGCACGCGTTTGAGGCGGTGCTGGAGGCACTGAAGAAGGCAAACGTGACACCCACGACATCGGAGATCGCCATGATCCCGCAGAACTACATCAAGCTGGAAGGGCAGCAGGCGACCACCATGATCCGGCTGGTCGAGGCCCTGGAAGAGCAAGACGACGTCCAGCACGTGTGGTCGAACTTCGATGTGGACCTGAAGCAGTTGGAGGAAGTCGCCAGCTAA
- a CDS encoding AI-2E family transporter, whose amino-acid sequence MKVYCIQSGKMDFREHAGITGGALKRWFLAQLQDSLAVACLWLVGLLIIGVPWAPLWAVLAAALQFIPHLGPVMALCGPAVAAAVSGGSMRLIYVLILYAVVAVTDGLVLQPYLMRRTAKVPIWASILAPIVLGMIFSFWGVLLAAPLLAVLYAYRGRLRQPQD is encoded by the coding sequence ATGAAGGTTTACTGCATCCAATCGGGGAAGATGGATTTTCGCGAACATGCGGGCATCACGGGCGGAGCGCTGAAGAGATGGTTTCTCGCCCAGTTGCAGGACTCGCTGGCGGTGGCTTGCCTATGGCTGGTGGGGTTGCTGATCATCGGCGTGCCGTGGGCCCCCCTGTGGGCGGTGCTGGCGGCGGCGCTGCAGTTCATTCCGCACCTTGGCCCGGTGATGGCGTTGTGCGGTCCGGCAGTGGCGGCAGCGGTGAGCGGCGGCAGCATGCGCCTGATCTATGTCTTGATTTTGTACGCGGTGGTGGCGGTCACCGACGGACTGGTCCTGCAGCCGTACCTGATGCGGCGAACCGCGAAGGTGCCGATCTGGGCGTCAATCCTGGCGCCGATTGTGCTGGGGATGATCTTCAGTTTTTGGGGCGTGCTGCTGGCGGCGCCATTGCTGGCTGTGCTCTACGCCTACCGCGGACGCCTGCGCCAGCCGCAAGATTAA
- a CDS encoding serine hydrolase has protein sequence MKSGTCGFALAVLFAATMFGADLQKDLNTMAAQHAGKVALYAKNLKTGAAVAVNADEPVQTASVIKLPVMIEAFYEAAAGKVQLEERLKLAKENQVPGSGVLTQLQPGLEPTLADAVTLMIIISDNTATNMVLDRIGIPPVNARIAAMGLKNTYLYKKIFTAAEGPMPADQKKFGLGKTTAREMAEVMESIQRCDLKNEGLCARMLAILRAQQDQSMIPRYITTGEKGLAASIGDKVGKLDAVRNDVALVTTKAGPIMISIFTWENKDQRWTPDNEAEILIGRMAKRVVDEWTQ, from the coding sequence ATGAAATCAGGTACCTGCGGTTTCGCTCTTGCCGTCCTGTTTGCCGCCACGATGTTCGGCGCCGATCTGCAGAAAGACCTCAACACAATGGCGGCGCAACACGCGGGGAAGGTGGCGCTTTATGCCAAGAACCTGAAAACGGGCGCCGCGGTTGCCGTGAACGCGGACGAGCCGGTGCAGACGGCGTCGGTGATCAAGTTGCCGGTCATGATCGAAGCATTTTACGAAGCGGCGGCGGGCAAGGTGCAACTGGAGGAGCGGCTGAAGCTGGCGAAGGAGAATCAAGTGCCGGGATCCGGCGTGCTGACACAGTTGCAGCCCGGGCTGGAGCCGACGCTGGCCGATGCCGTCACCCTGATGATCATCATCAGCGATAACACGGCGACGAACATGGTGCTGGACCGCATTGGCATTCCGCCCGTGAATGCGCGCATCGCGGCCATGGGCCTGAAAAACACCTACCTGTACAAGAAAATCTTCACGGCCGCGGAAGGGCCGATGCCGGCGGACCAGAAGAAATTCGGGCTGGGTAAAACCACCGCCCGGGAGATGGCGGAAGTGATGGAGAGCATCCAGCGATGCGACCTGAAGAATGAAGGACTGTGCGCGCGCATGCTGGCCATCTTGCGCGCGCAACAAGATCAAAGCATGATTCCGCGCTACATCACGACCGGAGAAAAAGGGCTAGCGGCGTCGATCGGCGACAAAGTGGGCAAATTGGACGCAGTACGCAACGACGTGGCGCTAGTAACCACCAAGGCGGGGCCCATCATGATCTCGATTTTCACCTGGGAAAATAAGGACCAGCGCTGGACGCCGGACAACGAAGCCGAAATCCTGATCGGCAGGATGGCGAAGCGCGTGGTGGACGAATGGACGCAGTGA
- a CDS encoding SDR family oxidoreductase, giving the protein MPKLKVRWVVILVTGASGNVGGAVLNALLKLNAPVRAMYRCASDAAQAPAAAERAIADYSDRASLDRALDGVDRVFLVCSPIPQLVEFESTMVEACRAHRVRHLVQLSALGAGQTNASFPTWHYEVEQKVRASGVPATVLRPESFMQNVVAFYSPTIRAQSAFFAALKNAPIAYIDLRDIAAVAATVLTTQEQWHAGQTYTLTGPELLTHRDIAERLSILAGRPIRYVDLPAAELKQAMLGQGMPAWLADALLELQTFYTDGPGAAVTDDVRRILNSEPRRFDQFLAENAGSFRREAASA; this is encoded by the coding sequence ATGCCGAAGCTGAAAGTGAGGTGGGTCGTGATCCTGGTGACGGGAGCTTCCGGAAATGTTGGTGGTGCGGTGCTGAATGCGCTGCTGAAACTCAATGCCCCGGTGCGGGCCATGTACCGCTGCGCCTCCGATGCCGCCCAGGCGCCCGCCGCTGCCGAGCGGGCGATCGCTGACTACAGCGATAGAGCCAGCCTCGATCGCGCGCTCGACGGCGTCGATCGCGTCTTTCTCGTCTGTTCCCCCATCCCACAACTCGTCGAGTTCGAAAGCACCATGGTGGAAGCCTGCCGCGCTCATCGTGTTCGGCACCTGGTGCAGCTTTCCGCCCTTGGCGCCGGCCAGACCAATGCGTCGTTTCCCACCTGGCATTACGAGGTGGAACAAAAAGTGCGCGCCTCGGGAGTGCCTGCCACCGTTTTGCGTCCGGAAAGTTTCATGCAGAACGTTGTCGCCTTCTACTCTCCTACCATCCGCGCGCAGAGCGCATTTTTTGCGGCGCTGAAAAACGCGCCCATCGCCTACATCGATCTCCGCGATATCGCCGCCGTCGCCGCCACCGTCCTCACCACCCAAGAGCAATGGCACGCCGGCCAGACTTACACGCTCACGGGGCCTGAACTGCTGACCCATCGTGACATTGCGGAACGGCTCTCCATTCTCGCCGGCCGGCCCATTCGCTACGTCGATCTTCCTGCCGCCGAGTTGAAGCAGGCAATGCTCGGCCAGGGAATGCCTGCCTGGCTTGCCGACGCCCTGCTCGAATTGCAGACCTTCTACACCGACGGCCCCGGCGCTGCCGTCACCGACGACGTTCGCCGCATCCTGAATAGCGAACCGCGCCGCTTCGATCAATTCCTGGCGGAGAATGCCGGAAGTTTCCGCCGCGAGGCCGCCTCCGCATAG
- a CDS encoding SRPBCC domain-containing protein — translation MADIIHEFTVKAPVGEVYRLFSTPAGLDKWWTKKSTGELREAGEFGLYFGPEYNWRAKVTRYIPPSAFELQMTVAHLAWMGTRVGCELSPEGNNVTWVRFYHTGWPEQNEHWRVSCYCWAMYLRILRRNLEHGESVDYERRLEV, via the coding sequence ATGGCCGACATCATTCACGAGTTCACAGTGAAGGCTCCGGTTGGTGAGGTTTACCGTTTGTTCTCCACACCGGCGGGGCTGGATAAATGGTGGACCAAGAAATCGACAGGAGAGTTGCGCGAGGCAGGCGAGTTTGGGCTCTATTTCGGTCCGGAATACAACTGGCGAGCTAAAGTCACGCGTTACATTCCGCCTTCCGCCTTCGAGCTTCAGATGACGGTAGCGCATCTGGCTTGGATGGGCACCCGCGTCGGCTGTGAACTGTCGCCTGAAGGAAACAACGTGACATGGGTCCGCTTCTATCACACCGGTTGGCCCGAGCAGAACGAACATTGGCGCGTCTCCTGTTATTGCTGGGCGATGTATTTGCGAATCCTGCGAAGGAATCTGGAGCATGGCGAGTCGGTGGACTACGAGCGGCGGCTGGAGGTCTGA
- the msrA gene encoding peptide-methionine (S)-S-oxide reductase MsrA produces MRTRLLGVSVILGCTIFVVACNANAAPKTPIPTAKVDVSLALTPGKQKAVFAGGCFWGTQAVFERVKGVINTTAGYAGGSAATATYDQVTTETTGHAESVEVDYDPSKITYGQLLRIFFSVAHDPTQIDRQGPDVGTSYRSVIFYVDDDQRRIATAYIAELDKAKVFPRRIATQVTPLKAFYRAEDYHQDYALHHPDNPYIQVCDRPKIESLRQQFPELFVNYEGRH; encoded by the coding sequence ATGCGCACGCGTTTGCTAGGTGTTTCTGTGATCCTGGGATGCACGATTTTTGTTGTCGCGTGTAACGCGAATGCCGCTCCAAAGACGCCGATTCCAACGGCGAAAGTGGATGTTTCCCTCGCTTTGACCCCAGGCAAACAGAAGGCGGTGTTCGCGGGCGGCTGTTTTTGGGGAACGCAAGCGGTTTTTGAAAGAGTGAAGGGTGTGATCAACACCACGGCTGGATATGCTGGCGGCTCCGCAGCAACGGCAACCTACGATCAGGTGACGACGGAAACCACTGGACATGCGGAATCTGTCGAAGTGGATTACGATCCCTCTAAGATCACCTATGGTCAATTGCTGCGCATTTTCTTTTCCGTCGCCCACGATCCGACGCAGATCGACCGGCAGGGCCCGGACGTCGGTACCTCGTATCGGTCGGTAATCTTCTACGTCGATGACGACCAGAGGCGAATCGCGACTGCTTATATCGCAGAACTCGACAAAGCGAAGGTGTTTCCGCGACGAATCGCCACTCAGGTGACGCCGTTGAAGGCCTTCTACCGTGCCGAGGACTACCACCAGGATTACGCGCTCCACCACCCGGACAATCCCTATATTCAGGTTTGTGATCGTCCCAAGATCGAATCCCTGAGACAGCAGTTCCCTGAACTATTTGTCAATTATGAAGGTCGGCACTGA
- a CDS encoding aminopeptidase P N-terminal domain-containing protein has translation MKRLLIFLLLVSAAASALERQPNRAYRARREALAKKAGGSPIVVFAPIQRDASEVLTGFRQDEDFWYLTGVNEPGAALLIVPALDEKALQEMNAQLPPGRPSTFKTRPYSEVLLLPQRNRAAERWTGPKLGPDDTEARNLGFDRILPLDALREELVKVTPPLGGMVLVNHGDDSKLALDWLKQTNLRLRGKDVRPLIAELRMVKDAGEIELLREAAGASVAAHLAAWKAIKPGIGERQIASLMVYEFERRGCERPAYGPIVGSGFRSTVLHYDEDSGPINDGDIVVMDVGGEYSMYATDITRTVPANGRFTPRQREIYDIVAGAQLAAINAFKAGQSTMTGRGENSLFTVAYNYINSHGKDTHGQPLGQYFIHGLSHFVGLNVHDPGDSSAALAPGMVFTIEPGIYIPEEKIGVRIEDTFLVDASGKLQCLSCALPKSADDVEKALGSH, from the coding sequence TTGAAGCGCTTACTGATCTTCCTCTTGCTGGTCTCCGCCGCCGCTTCCGCCCTGGAGCGCCAACCGAACCGGGCCTACCGCGCCCGTCGCGAGGCGCTGGCCAAGAAGGCTGGTGGCTCGCCCATCGTTGTATTCGCTCCAATCCAGCGTGACGCCTCCGAAGTGCTTACCGGCTTCCGCCAGGACGAGGACTTCTGGTATCTCACCGGCGTCAACGAGCCGGGCGCGGCGCTGCTGATTGTTCCCGCCCTAGACGAGAAAGCGCTGCAGGAGATGAATGCGCAGCTGCCGCCGGGCCGGCCCTCGACCTTCAAGACGCGTCCCTACTCCGAGGTCCTGCTGCTGCCGCAGCGCAACCGCGCCGCCGAGCGCTGGACAGGTCCCAAGCTTGGCCCCGACGATACCGAGGCCAGGAACCTTGGTTTTGACCGCATCCTGCCGCTCGATGCGCTGCGTGAGGAACTGGTTAAAGTCACGCCCCCGCTCGGCGGCATGGTGCTGGTCAACCACGGGGATGACTCGAAGCTCGCCTTGGACTGGCTGAAGCAGACCAATCTGCGGCTCCGCGGAAAGGATGTGCGTCCCCTCATTGCCGAGTTGCGCATGGTGAAGGATGCCGGAGAAATCGAACTGCTGCGCGAGGCCGCCGGCGCTTCCGTGGCCGCCCACTTGGCGGCGTGGAAGGCGATAAAGCCGGGCATCGGCGAGCGCCAGATCGCGTCGCTGATGGTCTACGAGTTCGAGCGGCGCGGGTGCGAGCGCCCCGCCTACGGTCCGATCGTCGGCAGCGGCTTCCGTTCCACCGTGTTGCACTACGATGAGGATTCCGGGCCGATCAACGACGGCGACATTGTCGTCATGGACGTCGGCGGCGAATATTCGATGTATGCCACCGACATTACCCGCACTGTGCCCGCCAATGGCAGGTTCACCCCGCGGCAGCGCGAAATCTACGACATTGTGGCGGGAGCACAGCTGGCGGCCATCAACGCCTTCAAGGCAGGACAGTCCACCATGACCGGACGCGGCGAGAATTCCCTGTTCACGGTGGCATACAACTACATCAACTCGCACGGCAAGGACACCCACGGCCAGCCGCTCGGGCAGTACTTCATTCATGGGCTCAGCCACTTTGTCGGACTCAATGTCCACGATCCCGGTGACAGCTCGGCCGCGCTCGCCCCGGGCATGGTCTTCACCATCGAGCCCGGCATCTACATCCCGGAAGAAAAAATCGGAGTGCGCATCGAGGACACGTTCCTGGTAGATGCAAGCGGGAAGTTGCAGTGTCTGAGCTGCGCGCTCCCGAAGTCAGCTGATGACGTGGAGAAGGCACTGGGAAGTCATTGA
- a CDS encoding biotin transporter BioY: MSRTSSIVQQQVMDSSAVRQVLIVVGASLLVALCARLSLPLPFTPVPLTLANFGVLLVGVRLGSKRGFAALALYLAQGAAGLPVFSPAGPGGIAQLLGPTGGYLLAYPLAAFLAGWIAEHGAAGFRRFVAAALVAEVVIFAGGISWLTIMTHGAAQAMNFGLYPFVFAEVIKIAAAARIAMRVEL, encoded by the coding sequence ATGTCAAGAACATCGTCCATCGTGCAGCAACAGGTCATGGATTCCAGCGCCGTTCGCCAGGTGCTGATCGTGGTCGGGGCGAGCCTGCTGGTTGCGCTGTGCGCCCGGCTTTCGTTGCCGCTTCCCTTCACGCCAGTGCCGCTGACGTTGGCGAACTTCGGGGTTCTGCTGGTCGGGGTACGGTTGGGAAGCAAGCGCGGCTTCGCGGCGCTGGCGCTTTACCTGGCGCAGGGCGCCGCCGGATTGCCGGTGTTCAGCCCCGCCGGACCGGGGGGAATCGCGCAACTGCTCGGCCCCACCGGGGGATACCTCCTGGCTTATCCGTTGGCGGCATTCCTGGCGGGGTGGATAGCGGAGCACGGCGCCGCCGGATTCCGCCGCTTTGTGGCGGCGGCGCTGGTAGCGGAGGTGGTCATATTCGCCGGCGGCATCTCCTGGCTCACGATAATGACCCATGGCGCCGCGCAAGCAATGAATTTCGGGCTGTACCCATTTGTGTTCGCCGAAGTAATCAAGATTGCGGCGGCGGCGCGAATTGCGATGCGAGTGGAATTGTGA
- a CDS encoding MqnA/MqnD/SBP family protein, whose amino-acid sequence MPTSASTKARTISIAHSPDSDDAFMFYGLATNKVRVPGLQFTHTLCDIETLNRKAMEGVYDVTAISFHAYPYVQDKYALMSCGGSVGEGYGPMIVAAKALSIVEAKTRRIAVPGEMTTAYLALKLFAPQVETEVVPFDQIIPQVLGGKHDAGLIIHEGQLTYAKSGLHRVIDLGKWWRDKHGLPLPLGGNAIRRELGPDTIASVSDALKRSIQYALQHREQALEYAMQFARDLDSQSADKFVGMYVNERTLDYGEDGRAAVALLLDLGWKMGVIAKEPKVEFVS is encoded by the coding sequence ATGCCCACCTCGGCCTCGACCAAAGCGCGCACCATCAGCATTGCGCATAGTCCAGACTCGGACGATGCGTTCATGTTCTACGGCCTGGCGACCAATAAGGTCCGCGTGCCCGGGCTGCAGTTCACGCACACGCTCTGCGACATCGAAACCCTCAACCGCAAGGCGATGGAAGGCGTCTACGACGTGACCGCCATCTCCTTTCATGCTTACCCCTACGTCCAGGACAAGTATGCGCTGATGTCGTGCGGCGGAAGTGTCGGCGAGGGCTACGGGCCGATGATCGTCGCCGCCAAGGCGCTGTCGATCGTGGAGGCCAAGACCCGGCGCATCGCGGTGCCGGGCGAGATGACGACCGCGTACCTGGCATTAAAGCTGTTCGCTCCCCAGGTGGAGACCGAGGTAGTCCCCTTCGACCAGATCATTCCCCAGGTGCTCGGCGGCAAGCACGACGCCGGTCTCATCATTCATGAAGGGCAATTGACCTACGCGAAGTCGGGGCTGCACCGCGTGATCGATCTCGGCAAGTGGTGGCGCGACAAGCATGGCCTGCCGCTGCCGCTAGGCGGCAACGCAATCCGGCGCGAACTCGGCCCGGACACCATTGCCAGCGTTTCCGACGCGCTGAAGCGCAGCATTCAGTATGCCCTGCAACATCGCGAACAGGCGCTGGAATACGCGATGCAGTTCGCGCGCGACCTGGACTCGCAGTCGGCGGACAAGTTTGTCGGCATGTACGTGAACGAGCGCACGCTTGACTACGGTGAGGACGGGCGCGCCGCGGTGGCGCTGCTGCTGGATCTCGGCTGGAAGATGGGAGTGATCGCGAAAGAGCCGAAAGTCGAGTTTGTGTCCTGA
- a CDS encoding PilZ domain-containing protein has protein sequence MAWELKERRYFDRVAIPANANMFVQDDQGNRLGRVTMLGRGGFLLDTERRFPAGEALTMFFVAETEGIRRAVNIVQRYTAPNGNVGFEFQGLEPEVTIEIAVLIGKYFEASNITQ, from the coding sequence ATGGCCTGGGAACTCAAGGAACGCCGTTACTTCGATCGCGTAGCGATTCCGGCGAACGCGAACATGTTCGTGCAGGACGACCAGGGCAATCGGCTCGGCCGTGTCACCATGCTCGGTCGCGGCGGCTTCCTGCTGGACACCGAGCGCAGGTTTCCCGCCGGTGAAGCGCTCACCATGTTCTTTGTGGCCGAAACGGAAGGGATTCGCCGGGCAGTGAATATAGTCCAGCGCTATACCGCGCCAAACGGAAATGTCGGCTTCGAATTTCAGGGGCTGGAGCCGGAGGTGACGATCGAAATCGCCGTCCTCATCGGCAAGTATTTCGAGGCTTCTAATATAACCCAATAA
- a CDS encoding Zn-dependent hydrolase, whose translation MKVVPDIGQRVAKFKPVEMPLPSGLSLRERQLVEKLVQASRYIEDIFWRQSDPDALSLYQQLAASKDPSEQLARKYIFINAARFDLLEDNQPFVCAQAGTDPCPPMYPGRGFYPTGLTRDQVDDYVKQHPDAKSAIYGPQTVVRWKGNQLEGVPYRVAYRSFLEPAAKALRAAAELADEPQFAGFLRLRADALLTDDYYNSDLAWLDLKNPKFDVIFAPYETYEDGLLGVKTSYGAAVLIRNEAESKKLSLYEKYIPDIQDALPLAAEDRPSKRGHQTPMEVMDTPFRAGDLNHGYQAVADNLPNDSRIHQEKGTKKIFFKNFMDARVNFVILPIAKRIMRADQAAQASGEGYLAHTLLHEICHGLGPAFARQNGKQVDIREAIGPAFSGLEEAKADVVGLFGLKWLVDHGAIPKDRLPEFYSSYLAGLFRTMRFGTAEAHGKAEMMEFNYLFEQKAIQREASGKYVIDYARTAVSIAALAKELLEMEATGDRARAENWFARYDVMPPDLKAALDTVADVPVDITPNFSFPQRVE comes from the coding sequence GTGAAAGTCGTCCCCGATATCGGCCAGCGCGTCGCCAAGTTCAAGCCCGTGGAAATGCCGTTGCCCTCCGGCCTCAGCCTGCGCGAACGCCAACTCGTGGAGAAACTGGTCCAGGCCAGCCGCTACATCGAGGACATCTTCTGGCGCCAGAGCGATCCCGATGCTCTGAGCCTCTACCAGCAACTTGCCGCCAGCAAAGATCCGAGCGAGCAGCTTGCCCGCAAATACATTTTCATTAATGCCGCGCGCTTCGACCTGCTGGAAGACAACCAGCCGTTTGTCTGCGCTCAGGCAGGGACTGACCCCTGCCCGCCCATGTATCCCGGCCGCGGCTTCTACCCGACCGGACTCACCCGGGACCAGGTTGATGACTACGTCAAGCAGCACCCGGACGCAAAATCCGCCATCTACGGTCCGCAGACCGTCGTGCGCTGGAAAGGGAACCAGCTCGAAGGCGTCCCTTACCGCGTCGCCTACCGCTCGTTCCTGGAGCCGGCGGCCAAGGCGCTGCGCGCGGCTGCCGAACTTGCTGACGAGCCGCAGTTCGCCGGCTTCCTTCGTCTTCGCGCCGACGCTCTACTCACCGACGACTACTACAATAGCGATCTTGCCTGGCTCGATCTCAAGAATCCCAAGTTCGACGTCATTTTCGCGCCCTACGAAACTTACGAAGACGGGCTTCTCGGCGTGAAGACCAGCTACGGCGCCGCTGTCCTCATTCGCAATGAGGCGGAGAGCAAGAAGCTCAGCCTGTACGAAAAATATATTCCCGACATCCAGGACGCGCTACCCCTCGCCGCCGAGGATCGGCCCTCCAAGCGCGGCCATCAGACGCCAATGGAAGTCATGGACACGCCCTTCCGCGCCGGTGACCTCAATCACGGCTACCAGGCCGTCGCCGACAATCTCCCCAATGACTCGCGCATTCACCAGGAGAAGGGCACCAAGAAGATTTTTTTCAAGAACTTCATGGACGCGCGCGTCAACTTCGTCATTCTTCCTATCGCCAAAAGAATCATGCGCGCCGACCAGGCCGCGCAGGCTTCCGGCGAGGGATACCTGGCGCATACCCTGCTCCACGAGATCTGTCATGGGCTTGGCCCCGCCTTCGCGCGCCAGAACGGCAAGCAGGTGGACATCCGCGAGGCCATCGGGCCGGCATTCAGCGGCCTCGAAGAAGCGAAGGCCGATGTGGTCGGTCTGTTCGGCCTGAAGTGGCTGGTGGATCACGGCGCCATTCCCAAAGATCGGCTGCCGGAGTTTTACTCTTCCTATCTCGCGGGGCTTTTTCGTACTATGCGCTTCGGTACCGCCGAAGCGCACGGCAAGGCCGAGATGATGGAGTTCAATTATCTGTTCGAGCAGAAGGCCATCCAGCGCGAAGCCAGCGGCAAGTATGTGATCGACTATGCCCGTACGGCGGTGTCCATCGCGGCGCTCGCCAAGGAGTTGCTGGAGATGGAAGCCACCGGCGATCGCGCCCGCGCCGAGAACTGGTTTGCCAGGTACGACGTCATGCCGCCGGATTTGAAAGCCGCGCTCGACACCGTGGCCGACGTTCCGGTGGATATCACCCCCAATTTCTCGTTTCCGCAGCGTGTGGAATAA
- a CDS encoding HAD family hydrolase, translated as MSAQVPMNGAQTLLIDADDTLWENNVYFERAIAKFISFLNHREYSPERVREVLNEVERECILSHGYGLISFAHALMRTFEQLAVEPVTPEQHERIHSFAHAIAEHPVEIIAAVPETLQYLSAKHHLILVTKGNVTEQSGKVERSGLKDYFAAVEIVAEKNAQTYEEVVGKYGLAHAATWMIGNSPKSDINPALEAGLNAVFVPHDQTWILEHEEVAKPPAGQRLLVLEKFAGLREHF; from the coding sequence ATGTCCGCCCAAGTCCCAATGAACGGCGCGCAGACGCTGCTCATCGATGCCGATGACACGCTGTGGGAAAACAACGTGTATTTCGAGCGCGCGATTGCCAAGTTCATCTCGTTCCTGAACCATCGCGAGTATTCGCCGGAGCGGGTGCGGGAAGTGCTCAACGAAGTGGAGCGCGAATGCATTCTGTCGCACGGTTACGGGCTGATCAGCTTCGCGCATGCACTGATGCGGACTTTCGAGCAACTGGCGGTGGAGCCGGTCACGCCCGAGCAGCACGAACGCATTCACAGCTTCGCGCACGCCATTGCCGAGCACCCGGTGGAAATCATCGCGGCGGTGCCGGAGACGCTGCAGTACCTGTCGGCGAAGCACCACCTGATCCTGGTGACCAAGGGAAACGTCACCGAACAGTCGGGCAAGGTGGAACGGTCGGGGCTGAAGGATTACTTCGCGGCAGTGGAAATTGTGGCCGAGAAGAACGCGCAGACGTATGAAGAGGTGGTCGGGAAGTACGGACTGGCGCACGCTGCCACGTGGATGATCGGAAACAGCCCGAAATCAGACATCAATCCCGCACTGGAGGCAGGACTGAACGCGGTCTTCGTTCCGCACGACCAGACGTGGATCCTGGAGCACGAGGAAGTGGCGAAGCCACCGGCGGGGCAGCGACTCCTGGTGTTGGAGAAGTTTGCCGGGTTGAGAGAACACTTTTGA